The following proteins are encoded in a genomic region of Gimesia algae:
- a CDS encoding glycosyltransferase — translation MKILFLSNVFPNPLHPGKGTFNRSMIESLSQLHRVHVITPVSWIDEASHVIKNRKRMDRKWMPFENTGQLSMEYPRFYYPPKILHQHYGQFLSWSLHQSLQRTISSFQPDIILSYWLHPDGEVAVKAAREHGIPVVVMTGGSDVLLLTQNRNRKRAIQNVLQQADGVITVSKDIVNAVLNLQVHPEKIHTVYRGVDWELFSPGDQRTARERLGLPLDRKIIVSVGRLEPVKGHSVLLNACEKISKVGTQFTCYVLGNGSLESALLQKIEQKGLRKFFQLKGSQQQHRLVDWYRAADIIALPSLSEGIPNVLLESISCGKPFVASRVGGIPEIADPDCDRLVTADNSSELAVVLSEMMESTALPESRDFKPVSWHESSLQISQILSDCSTRYTAGLTGLQKTRSSYQRKDKKTKQQI, via the coding sequence CCGGGAAAGGTACGTTCAACCGCTCCATGATTGAATCGCTCTCCCAATTACATCGCGTACATGTCATCACACCGGTCTCCTGGATTGATGAAGCTTCGCATGTCATCAAAAACAGAAAGCGGATGGATCGAAAGTGGATGCCCTTTGAAAATACTGGCCAACTCAGTATGGAGTATCCGCGGTTCTACTATCCGCCGAAGATACTGCACCAGCATTATGGACAGTTTTTGTCATGGTCTCTGCACCAGAGTCTGCAGCGAACCATCTCGAGTTTTCAACCTGACATTATCTTGTCTTACTGGTTACACCCTGATGGTGAAGTTGCTGTCAAAGCAGCACGTGAGCATGGTATTCCCGTCGTTGTCATGACCGGAGGCAGTGACGTGCTGCTGCTCACACAAAATCGGAACAGAAAACGTGCCATTCAAAACGTGCTTCAGCAGGCAGATGGTGTGATCACCGTCAGCAAAGACATCGTGAATGCGGTCTTAAATCTACAGGTTCATCCGGAGAAAATCCATACAGTCTACCGTGGCGTTGATTGGGAACTGTTCAGTCCCGGCGATCAACGGACCGCTCGTGAGCGTCTGGGACTCCCCCTGGACCGAAAAATCATTGTCAGTGTCGGACGCCTGGAACCGGTTAAAGGACACTCGGTACTTCTGAATGCCTGTGAGAAAATAAGTAAAGTGGGCACTCAATTTACGTGCTATGTTTTAGGTAATGGTTCTCTGGAATCAGCATTATTACAAAAAATAGAACAAAAGGGATTAAGGAAGTTCTTCCAGTTAAAGGGATCACAACAGCAACACCGACTGGTGGACTGGTACCGTGCAGCCGATATCATCGCCTTACCCAGTCTCTCAGAAGGGATTCCCAACGTACTCCTGGAATCGATTTCCTGCGGTAAACCGTTTGTAGCCAGCCGTGTGGGTGGAATTCCCGAGATCGCAGACCCTGACTGTGATCGACTGGTGACTGCTGATAATTCGAGTGAACTGGCTGTGGTGCTTTCGGAAATGATGGAATCTACGGCTCTGCCTGAAAGTCGGGATTTTAAACCTGTGTCATGGCATGAATCGTCATTACAGATCAGCCAGATTTTGTCTGACTGCAGTACACGTTACACAGCTGGCCTGACCGGACTGCAGAAAACACGATCGTCTTATCAGCGTAAAGACAAAAAAACAAAACAACAGATCTGA
- a CDS encoding polysaccharide deacetylase family protein, with translation MNVIRQFVKNTIPAVIPRKLYIVHGDVNQCDSAPDANCGNTHSKPLINIAFTFDDGPHLEITPQLLDVLQKHEQQATFFVIGEKARKYPQLIERIVSEGHELGNHTLTHSEPAQTSTRDFLDEIQQTDQILEQITGRKANLVRPPKGKLNLGKLLGLWRQRRTVVLWDTDPRDYLMSDNSEIISWCQNYQPVSGNFCLMHDNHPYAIEAVRQLSECQHTRIQSLAVSHWLEKKTQHSTRTKQACA, from the coding sequence ATGAATGTTATTCGTCAGTTCGTCAAGAATACAATACCTGCAGTGATCCCGCGGAAACTGTATATAGTTCACGGCGATGTCAATCAATGTGATTCGGCCCCTGACGCCAACTGCGGCAATACACACAGTAAACCACTCATCAATATTGCCTTCACTTTCGATGATGGTCCTCACCTGGAAATCACCCCTCAACTGCTGGACGTCCTGCAAAAACATGAGCAACAAGCCACGTTTTTTGTCATCGGGGAGAAGGCTCGGAAATATCCTCAACTGATTGAACGGATCGTCTCAGAAGGACATGAGCTCGGCAATCATACGTTAACTCATTCTGAGCCGGCACAGACATCCACACGAGACTTTCTTGATGAAATTCAGCAGACTGATCAGATCCTGGAGCAGATCACCGGCAGGAAAGCGAATCTGGTTCGTCCGCCGAAAGGCAAACTGAATCTCGGCAAACTACTGGGACTCTGGCGTCAACGACGTACGGTGGTCCTCTGGGATACCGACCCCCGTGATTATTTAATGAGCGACAACTCTGAAATCATTAGCTGGTGTCAGAACTACCAGCCCGTTTCTGGAAATTTCTGCCTGATGCATGACAACCACCCTTACGCAATTGAAGCGGTCCGGCAGCTCTCAGAATGCCAGCACACCCGTATTCAGTCGCTGGCAGTCAGCCACTGGCTTGAAAAAAAAACACAGCACTCAACGCGAACAAAGCAGGCTTGCGCCTGA
- a CDS encoding glycosyltransferase family protein, with protein MSTIITRPTDTSDSRDNTFPEGSRKRLLLVSYHFPPVGGAGVQRPVKFVKYLRKFGWDVSVLMAANPSVPVFDNSLLVDIPEETNLVKARTWEPDYSLKKNMANKNQNTQSTSLLSPVKSACRKIARSGAGLLLQPDSQILWYPNALKAGKILLKEMHHDAILATAPPYSNLILASKLKRITGLPLAVDFRDEWDLSSKYLENHQQDRISHLIQTPLQKSVMKHADAIVATTKASTQRLLDRAHHFGTDAIGKCIYNGFDMDDFDHLDEPLRKPHSRTAQKRFRIVYTGTLWNLTTVEPLIHAIEAVHQVQPEILENLELQFIGRKTPEQQALLERIKQTACTLITEDYCAHHEALKKMANADALCLLLSDVEGAHRVVPAKLFEYLAIKREILSITPSGETADILGSFWPASNFRADNIPGMATWLTERLTETHDACISQPEQVVQFKREYQAGQLADLLNQLVNSTV; from the coding sequence ATGTCCACAATTATCACTCGGCCGACCGACACTTCTGATTCCCGGGATAATACATTTCCGGAAGGATCACGAAAACGGCTGCTGCTCGTCAGCTATCATTTTCCACCGGTCGGTGGAGCCGGCGTACAACGTCCGGTAAAATTCGTTAAATATCTGCGCAAATTCGGCTGGGATGTGAGTGTGCTGATGGCAGCCAATCCCTCTGTCCCCGTATTTGACAACAGCCTGCTGGTCGATATTCCGGAAGAGACGAATCTGGTCAAAGCCCGGACCTGGGAACCGGATTATTCTCTTAAAAAGAATATGGCCAATAAAAATCAGAATACTCAATCAACCAGTCTACTGTCTCCTGTGAAGTCGGCCTGCCGCAAGATTGCCCGGTCAGGTGCCGGGCTGTTACTCCAGCCCGATTCTCAAATCCTGTGGTATCCCAATGCACTCAAAGCGGGAAAAATACTGCTGAAAGAAATGCATCACGATGCCATTCTCGCAACTGCCCCCCCCTACTCTAATCTGATTCTTGCCAGCAAACTGAAACGAATCACAGGGCTGCCGTTAGCCGTAGATTTCAGGGACGAATGGGACCTGAGCAGCAAGTACCTGGAAAATCATCAGCAGGACCGCATTTCGCATCTGATCCAGACCCCTTTACAGAAATCGGTCATGAAACACGCTGATGCCATCGTCGCCACGACCAAAGCCAGCACCCAAAGACTTCTCGACCGCGCACACCATTTTGGTACAGACGCCATTGGCAAATGCATCTACAACGGCTTCGATATGGATGACTTTGATCACCTGGATGAACCTCTGCGAAAACCGCATTCCCGTACTGCACAGAAGCGATTTCGAATCGTCTATACGGGTACACTTTGGAATCTGACAACAGTCGAACCACTGATTCATGCAATTGAAGCCGTCCATCAAGTACAGCCTGAGATCCTTGAAAATCTGGAACTGCAGTTCATAGGCAGAAAAACGCCAGAACAACAGGCTCTATTGGAGCGAATCAAACAGACAGCCTGCACCTTAATTACGGAAGATTACTGTGCGCATCACGAAGCGTTGAAAAAAATGGCAAATGCAGACGCCCTCTGTTTGCTGCTGAGCGATGTCGAAGGAGCCCACCGTGTCGTTCCAGCTAAACTGTTTGAGTATCTGGCGATAAAACGGGAAATCCTGTCGATTACCCCTTCTGGTGAGACAGCAGATATCCTTGGCAGTTTCTGGCCCGCATCCAATTTTCGTGCAGACAATATTCCCGGGATGGCAACCTGGTTAACAGAACGACTCACAGAAACACATGATGCCTGTATCTCCCAGCCGGAACAGGTCGTTCAGTTCAAGCGGGAATATCAGGCAGGACAACTGGCAGATCTGTTGAACCAACTGGTGAACAGCACAGTCTGA
- a CDS encoding serine O-acetyltransferase → MKFWEDLKAKSEWCYGSITYRSLLKTCLTDGTMAMLWYRLMQWSDSWKLFPLSMISNKCNAIFCQCIIGRGASFGRRFVIIHSQGIVINGSVKAGDDIKLEHQVTIGAERNTSPELGSDIFIGAGAKIIGGIQLGSHSKVGANAVVVKDVAPHTTVGGIPAQVIKVHNDNQPIKQIEVNQAELPYKQLQKGSSA, encoded by the coding sequence ATGAAGTTCTGGGAAGACCTGAAAGCAAAATCAGAATGGTGCTACGGGAGCATCACCTATCGCAGCCTGTTGAAGACCTGCCTGACGGATGGCACGATGGCAATGCTGTGGTATCGACTGATGCAATGGTCTGATTCATGGAAACTGTTTCCGCTTTCCATGATTTCCAATAAATGCAATGCCATCTTCTGCCAGTGCATCATTGGTCGAGGCGCCAGTTTTGGAAGACGGTTTGTGATCATCCACAGTCAGGGAATCGTGATCAACGGCTCAGTCAAAGCGGGTGACGACATCAAGCTCGAACACCAGGTCACCATCGGTGCAGAACGCAATACTTCACCTGAACTCGGCTCCGATATTTTCATTGGCGCAGGAGCCAAGATCATCGGTGGTATCCAACTGGGATCGCATTCCAAAGTCGGTGCAAATGCTGTCGTTGTAAAAGATGTTGCCCCACACACAACCGTTGGGGGCATTCCCGCGCAGGTAATCAAAGTTCACAACGACAATCAGCCGATAAAACAGATCGAAGTGAATCAGGCTGAATTACCTTACAAGCAGCTCCAGAAAGGATCATCCGCATGA
- a CDS encoding glycosyltransferase family 2 protein, whose protein sequence is MNPLLIASLFWTSLFLIGFSYIGYPLVIWFLARKSSRQQVKAERKPLDTNALPKVSIIIAAYREEAVILERLNNLARLDYPTSKLEILIGCDGNEDLTGELVNSYGDDQIRLIQFEQRRGKASVLNDCVPLASGEILVFSDANTNMDPQCIKQLVRHFPDESTGCVCGQLILEDAETGKNVDGLYWKYENFLKHCETRLGAVLGVNGALYALRKSLYQPIPPDTIIDDFLIGMRVHLAGRRLIYDATAFAVEETATSVQAEFKRRIRIGTGAFQSLKHLKGLLNPRYGSIAFAFWSHKLLRWFCPVFMALAFLSNLILLNQPLYQATLAVQLLFYTSAIVGMKLKGGNRLVKLCRVPGMFVQMNLALGIGLFRWIFTRQSGIWERTERSLPASVPVNDQEIPETDPVVSDSETLTADTLPFIKS, encoded by the coding sequence ATGAACCCACTTCTGATCGCCAGCCTGTTCTGGACCTCCCTGTTTCTGATCGGTTTTTCCTATATAGGTTACCCTCTGGTGATCTGGTTTCTGGCACGTAAATCATCCAGACAACAAGTCAAAGCAGAACGGAAACCACTCGATACAAATGCTCTGCCGAAGGTTTCGATTATCATCGCCGCATATCGCGAAGAAGCCGTGATTCTCGAACGACTCAATAACCTTGCCAGGCTTGATTATCCCACATCCAAACTGGAAATCCTGATTGGCTGTGATGGAAATGAAGACCTGACGGGAGAGCTTGTCAACTCCTACGGCGATGATCAGATTCGTTTGATCCAGTTTGAACAACGTCGCGGTAAAGCTTCGGTTCTGAATGATTGTGTTCCCCTGGCTTCGGGAGAGATTCTGGTTTTTTCAGATGCGAACACCAACATGGATCCACAGTGTATCAAGCAGCTCGTGCGACATTTCCCAGATGAATCAACAGGCTGCGTCTGCGGGCAACTCATACTGGAAGATGCAGAAACCGGTAAAAACGTAGATGGCCTGTACTGGAAATACGAAAATTTTCTCAAGCATTGTGAGACCCGTCTCGGCGCAGTACTGGGCGTCAATGGTGCTCTCTATGCATTGAGAAAATCGCTCTACCAGCCCATTCCCCCAGATACCATTATCGATGATTTTCTGATTGGCATGCGGGTTCATCTGGCAGGACGACGTCTGATCTACGACGCGACAGCATTCGCAGTCGAGGAGACAGCTACTTCCGTTCAGGCCGAATTTAAACGACGCATTCGTATCGGCACCGGAGCGTTCCAGAGTCTGAAACATTTGAAAGGACTTTTGAATCCCCGTTATGGCTCGATCGCCTTCGCCTTCTGGTCACACAAACTGTTGCGCTGGTTCTGCCCCGTCTTCATGGCTCTGGCATTTCTGAGCAATCTGATTTTATTAAATCAACCGCTATATCAGGCAACACTCGCGGTACAGTTACTGTTTTATACTTCTGCAATAGTTGGTATGAAACTGAAAGGTGGTAACCGCCTGGTGAAACTCTGCCGCGTTCCCGGTATGTTCGTTCAGATGAATCTGGCTCTCGGGATCGGTCTGTTTCGCTGGATCTTTACCAGACAAAGTGGAATCTGGGAACGGACCGAACGCAGCCTGCCTGCTTCAGTACCAGTCAACGATCAGGAGATCCCGGAAACGGATCCCGTCGTCAGCGACTCTGAAACGCTGACTGCTGATACACTCCCCTTTATAAAAAGCTGA
- a CDS encoding glycosyltransferase, translating to MSVTLVHTGVSHTRIEYCIWEALNQIWPRSATIARFGTGFSPARDINSIDSDLIISTSLDAAASIKCKEHQLHMCYLEPRSSNQLPLNQQLINSMTEVEFVVPTKTLLNQNRDRFTSFVKPPVDTDFFCSGFEQRSEFYLLVVDGQWTESDQLVVNVCQELEQSLSIGGISAEELPQDLQDHPLIELLGPLEDQQLRDQYRLCSAVICPRDVDFDLSSIEAQSCGTPVVIYSDCEAARSVICFEQNGLGSGIYFEEQTVSSLASAIRELELRPQRCQPVIGWCCAAQFSFHQFQVSFNQAIAKEIAYRIQTAARKKQIQDQQDDQGPAEERIAA from the coding sequence ATGAGTGTCACATTAGTGCATACCGGCGTATCACATACTCGTATCGAGTACTGTATTTGGGAAGCACTGAATCAGATCTGGCCTCGTTCCGCTACGATTGCCCGTTTTGGTACTGGGTTTTCTCCTGCGCGGGATATCAACTCAATTGACTCTGATTTGATTATCAGTACCAGCCTGGATGCAGCTGCCTCGATCAAATGTAAAGAGCATCAGTTACACATGTGTTACCTGGAACCCCGTTCCAGCAATCAACTCCCCCTCAATCAACAGCTCATTAACAGTATGACTGAAGTGGAATTTGTTGTTCCCACTAAAACGCTCCTGAATCAGAATCGGGATCGATTCACGTCGTTTGTCAAGCCCCCCGTTGATACCGATTTCTTCTGCTCCGGATTTGAACAGAGAAGTGAATTTTATCTGCTGGTTGTCGATGGCCAGTGGACAGAATCCGATCAACTTGTCGTGAATGTCTGCCAGGAACTGGAACAAAGCCTCTCTATAGGAGGAATCTCTGCTGAGGAACTTCCCCAGGATCTGCAGGATCATCCACTCATTGAACTCCTGGGCCCACTGGAAGACCAGCAACTGCGGGATCAGTACCGCCTCTGTTCAGCTGTGATCTGTCCTCGCGATGTCGATTTCGATCTTTCATCCATCGAGGCACAAAGCTGTGGCACTCCTGTCGTAATTTACTCTGATTGCGAAGCTGCCCGGTCTGTCATCTGTTTCGAACAGAATGGCCTGGGGAGTGGAATTTATTTTGAAGAACAAACCGTATCTTCTCTCGCCAGTGCGATCCGCGAACTGGAACTCAGACCACAACGCTGTCAGCCAGTGATCGGCTGGTGTTGTGCCGCCCAGTTCTCCTTTCATCAGTTTCAGGTATCATTCAACCAGGCCATCGCCAAAGAAATTGCTTACCGCATTCAGACCGCCGCGAGGAAAAAGCAAATCCAGGATCAGCAGGATGATCAGGGCCCAGCAGAAGAACGGATCGCTGCTTAG